The Hymenobacter sp. DG01 genome has a segment encoding these proteins:
- a CDS encoding DapH/DapD/GlmU-related protein, with translation MIGYFSEDELLSLGFASLGKNVRISKTSTLYNRGNIHLGDNVRIDNFCVLAPSSSAIFSIGDNVQISAYSFINGMGNVSLQNFVTLAPYVRIFSSTDDYSGRTMTGATLDSQYLGTKSAPVYVESHVIIGNGSTIMPGIHVGKGAAIGAYSFVNSDVPSFVIVAGVPARKIKERRRDLLGLEEKFLDEKSKG, from the coding sequence ATGATAGGATATTTTTCTGAGGATGAACTTCTCTCTCTCGGCTTTGCTAGCCTAGGCAAAAATGTACGCATATCCAAAACATCCACTCTTTATAATAGAGGTAATATTCATTTAGGTGATAATGTTAGGATAGATAATTTCTGTGTATTAGCTCCTTCATCATCTGCTATTTTCAGTATAGGTGATAATGTGCAAATATCAGCCTACTCATTCATCAATGGAATGGGTAATGTCTCTCTTCAAAATTTTGTGACGTTAGCTCCATACGTACGTATTTTTTCTTCTACTGATGACTATAGTGGCCGTACTATGACAGGTGCGACATTAGATTCCCAATACCTTGGAACGAAATCTGCTCCTGTATACGTAGAGAGTCATGTAATTATTGGCAACGGCAGTACAATTATGCCTGGCATTCATGTTGGTAAAGGTGCTGCAATAGGAGCTTATTCTTTTGTTAATTCAGATGTGCCATCATTTGTAATAGTTGCAGGTGTCCCAGCCCGTAAAATCAAAGAACGCCGTCGTGATCTACTTGGACTTGAAGAAAAGTTTTTAGATGAAAAATCTAAAGGTTAG
- a CDS encoding ABC transporter ATP-binding protein has protein sequence MNQGIISETIHNVLFYLSDADRRKAVWMFLLLIFSSVLDVFGLASLVPVIMAASQPGSIFRNSYSNWLYHALNFQSETSFLIFIIVALVIFFLVKNLFTALVNYQQVKFTAHIALKVVGTQIDKYNNLSFWDFSRLGSSNLIHYTVGVPQAFVNGIIRQLFVFLSEVVVILVIVVSILVYQPILFMVLAVVLAPSTFFTYRLLRNRSMRIGVRVDALRPVTYLLLSEAFAGYIELKLAGKQFQVKDKVISNQNELQDLEAISYLYGQLPLKMIEMVAIIAVATIFLYSLLLSHDPENLVTIIGLFAAAAYRLMPSVNRLIIAMVSLKQHRFTFDNLSSHRDLVHRVLPPQQPLPFNHSIELRNVSFTFPETSKPVLNNISFKVNKGERIGLVGSSGSGKTTLMNLLLRFYEEQQGQLLIDGQPLTENNLEAWYKLVGYVKQDTFLMESSIRDNITLADQQVDEQRLQYAIEQASLADFIQSLPEGINTFVGERGSRLSGGQRQRIGIARALYKRTEVLLMDEATSALDNETEREVNEAISRLATTDITIFIIAHRITTLRDCTRIYELKDGELIAERTYQELVSRTLTPSN, from the coding sequence ATGAACCAAGGTATTATCAGCGAAACAATACACAACGTTCTGTTTTATCTATCCGATGCAGATCGGCGGAAAGCAGTTTGGATGTTCCTGCTACTGATCTTCTCCTCTGTACTGGATGTATTTGGGCTAGCTTCACTGGTGCCGGTAATTATGGCGGCTTCTCAGCCCGGGTCTATTTTTCGTAATTCCTATTCAAACTGGTTATATCACGCGCTAAACTTTCAATCAGAGACATCGTTCCTAATCTTTATAATTGTTGCTCTAGTAATTTTTTTTTTAGTTAAAAATTTATTTACAGCGCTAGTAAATTATCAACAAGTTAAGTTCACGGCTCATATAGCTTTGAAGGTAGTAGGCACGCAGATAGATAAATATAATAATCTTTCCTTCTGGGACTTTAGCCGTCTTGGCTCATCCAACCTAATCCACTACACAGTTGGTGTACCGCAAGCATTTGTGAATGGCATTATTCGACAGTTATTTGTATTTCTATCAGAGGTTGTTGTTATTCTTGTAATTGTAGTGTCCATTTTGGTGTACCAGCCGATTTTGTTTATGGTGCTAGCCGTAGTATTGGCTCCCTCTACCTTTTTTACATATCGGTTATTGCGCAACCGCTCCATGCGCATTGGCGTCCGGGTTGATGCACTACGGCCAGTAACGTATTTGCTATTATCCGAGGCGTTTGCTGGATATATAGAGCTTAAACTCGCGGGTAAGCAGTTTCAGGTTAAGGACAAGGTAATTAGCAATCAGAATGAGCTGCAGGATCTGGAAGCTATTTCCTATCTCTACGGGCAGCTACCTCTCAAAATGATTGAGATGGTAGCCATTATTGCAGTTGCTACTATCTTTCTATACTCATTGCTTCTGTCGCATGACCCTGAGAACCTGGTAACAATAATTGGTTTGTTTGCAGCCGCGGCTTATCGTCTAATGCCATCGGTCAATCGTCTGATCATTGCTATGGTTTCTTTGAAGCAGCACCGATTTACGTTTGATAATTTGAGCAGCCATCGTGATTTAGTGCACCGTGTACTGCCACCTCAGCAGCCTTTGCCGTTTAACCATTCCATTGAATTACGCAATGTGTCTTTCACATTCCCTGAAACGAGCAAACCTGTTTTAAATAATATATCCTTTAAAGTTAATAAGGGGGAACGAATAGGTCTTGTTGGTTCTTCTGGTTCCGGCAAAACAACTTTGATGAATTTGCTTCTTCGTTTTTACGAGGAACAACAGGGGCAACTGCTTATTGATGGTCAGCCCTTGACAGAAAATAACTTGGAGGCGTGGTACAAGCTGGTAGGCTACGTGAAGCAGGATACCTTCCTGATGGAATCCTCTATTCGGGATAACATCACGCTGGCCGATCAGCAGGTGGATGAGCAGCGGCTGCAATACGCTATTGAGCAAGCTTCGCTGGCTGACTTTATCCAATCGTTGCCGGAAGGAATTAACACGTTCGTGGGTGAGCGGGGCTCACGTTTGTCCGGGGGGCAGCGCCAGCGCATAGGCATTGCCCGGGCGCTGTACAAGCGTACGGAAGTGTTGCTGATGGACGAGGCTACCAGCGCGCTGGATAACGAAACTGAGCGGGAAGTAAACGAGGCCATCAGCCGCTTGGCTACCACTGACATTACTATTTTCATTATTGCCCACCGCATTACTACCCTGCGGGACTGCACTCGTATTTATGAGTTGAAGGATGGGGAGCTGATAGCCGAGCGAACCTACCAAGAACTGGTAAGCCGCACACTGACGCCCAGTAACTAG
- a CDS encoding glycosyltransferase family 4 protein produces the protein MSASPVPGSPVRVTYIISAVNKALSFEWIAKHLNPRKVALSFILLNPADSELEQYIRELGLPVVRVVYRGKPDLLRAIREVRSQLKVWKSQVVHTHLFDANVVGLLAAWSVGVPRRILTRHHSTLHHQYFPRAVYYDRFTNALTTHIVAITEMVKRILVEKEGVKPEKIRLIHHGFDLGTFMQPQPERVVALQQKYQTTGRYPIIGVIARQTEWKGIQYIIPAFATLLAQYPTAKLLLANAHGDYQKEIQALLHRYLPAESYEQIRFENDLGSLYQLFDVYVHTPIDDHSEAFGQTYVEALAAGIPAVFTLSGVAPEFIRHEENALVVPFADSAAIAAAVQRYLTDTALRAHVRTAGQAVATQRFGLDTYLCALEDLYCGQ, from the coding sequence ATGTCTGCTTCCCCAGTACCCGGCTCTCCTGTTCGCGTCACCTACATCATTTCGGCCGTTAATAAGGCGCTGTCCTTCGAGTGGATTGCCAAGCACCTGAACCCTCGTAAGGTAGCCTTGTCCTTTATTCTGCTGAACCCGGCTGACAGTGAGCTAGAACAGTATATCCGGGAGCTAGGACTCCCCGTGGTGCGAGTTGTGTATCGGGGCAAGCCGGATCTGCTACGGGCAATACGCGAAGTGCGGAGCCAACTCAAAGTCTGGAAAAGCCAGGTAGTGCACACGCATCTATTTGATGCCAATGTGGTAGGGCTGCTGGCCGCGTGGTCGGTGGGCGTGCCGCGGCGCATCCTGACGCGGCACCACTCCACCCTGCACCACCAGTATTTCCCCCGGGCTGTTTACTACGACCGGTTTACTAATGCCCTGACCACCCACATTGTTGCCATTACGGAAATGGTGAAGCGCATATTGGTGGAAAAGGAGGGAGTGAAGCCGGAAAAGATCCGCCTAATTCATCATGGCTTCGACCTAGGAACTTTTATGCAGCCCCAGCCCGAGCGAGTAGTCGCTCTGCAGCAGAAGTATCAGACGACAGGCCGGTACCCGATTATCGGGGTTATTGCCCGGCAGACCGAGTGGAAGGGGATACAATACATCATCCCGGCCTTCGCCACGCTGCTTGCGCAGTACCCCACCGCCAAGCTGCTACTGGCCAACGCCCACGGCGACTATCAAAAGGAAATCCAGGCCTTGCTGCACCGGTACCTGCCGGCTGAGTCGTACGAGCAAATTCGGTTTGAAAACGATCTGGGCTCTTTGTACCAGCTGTTTGACGTGTATGTGCACACGCCCATCGACGACCACAGTGAAGCATTTGGTCAGACGTACGTAGAAGCGCTAGCAGCTGGCATTCCGGCTGTGTTTACTCTTTCTGGCGTGGCGCCTGAGTTCATTCGCCACGAGGAAAACGCGCTGGTGGTTCCTTTCGCCGACAGCGCCGCCATTGCTGCTGCCGTGCAACGCTACCTGACTGACACCGCTTTGCGCGCGCACGTACGGACGGCAGGGCAGGCCGTTGCAACTCAACGATTCGGGTTAGACACGTATCTTTGTGCCTTGGAAGATCTGTACTGCGGGCAGTAA
- a CDS encoding DegT/DnrJ/EryC1/StrS aminotransferase family protein yields MINVTKSYLPPLSEYVRHLEGIWERSWLTNNGPLVQQLESSLSEQLGGAQVQFTSNGTIALQIAIKALGLTGEIITTPFSYVATTTAILWENCEPVFVDIEDRTFCIDADKIEAAITPQTSAILATHVYGFPCDVHKIEQIAQRHNLKVIYDGAHAFGVNYHGKPLLTYGDISTCSFHATKLFHTTEGGAIVVQDAALSEKIWLYKSFGHRGDDYFSLGVNGKNSEFHAAMGLCNLPRVPEFIEARRELAELYQQELAGLPLRFPVMPDELEYNYAYFPIILESEAQMFKVKDALAAEQINTRRYFYPSLNLLPYHTGAACPVSEDIALRVLSLPFYQELEPEQVQRICHIIRASCV; encoded by the coding sequence ATGATCAACGTAACGAAAAGTTACCTGCCACCCCTAAGCGAGTATGTTCGTCATTTGGAAGGTATTTGGGAGCGGTCATGGTTAACCAACAATGGACCTTTGGTGCAGCAGTTGGAAAGCAGCCTAAGTGAGCAACTGGGTGGGGCGCAAGTTCAGTTTACTTCTAATGGCACCATTGCCCTGCAGATTGCTATCAAGGCACTCGGGCTGACGGGTGAAATTATCACAACCCCTTTTTCCTACGTAGCTACTACCACGGCTATTTTGTGGGAAAACTGCGAGCCGGTTTTCGTCGATATCGAAGACCGTACCTTCTGCATTGATGCCGATAAGATTGAAGCTGCTATTACGCCGCAGACCTCAGCTATTTTGGCAACCCATGTATACGGCTTTCCCTGCGACGTGCATAAAATCGAGCAGATTGCGCAGCGCCATAATCTGAAGGTGATTTATGACGGGGCCCACGCATTCGGCGTGAACTACCACGGCAAGCCCCTGCTCACCTACGGGGACATCTCTACGTGCAGCTTTCACGCCACCAAACTATTCCATACCACCGAGGGGGGCGCCATTGTGGTGCAGGACGCGGCCTTATCGGAGAAGATATGGCTATACAAGTCATTCGGGCACCGCGGCGACGACTACTTTTCGCTGGGAGTAAATGGTAAAAACTCGGAGTTTCACGCCGCCATGGGTCTGTGTAACCTGCCCCGAGTGCCCGAATTTATTGAGGCCCGCCGTGAACTAGCTGAGCTGTACCAGCAGGAGTTGGCCGGCCTACCCCTGCGCTTCCCAGTGATGCCCGATGAGCTGGAGTACAACTATGCCTACTTTCCCATCATCCTGGAAAGCGAAGCGCAGATGTTTAAAGTAAAGGATGCGCTGGCTGCCGAGCAGATTAACACGCGGCGCTATTTCTACCCCTCGCTGAACCTGCTGCCTTACCACACGGGAGCTGCGTGCCCGGTTTCCGAAGATATCGCCCTGCGCGTGCTGAGCCTGCCCTTCTACCAAGAACTGGAGCCGGAACAGGTACAACGCATCTGCCACATCATTCGAGCCAGCTGCGTATGA
- a CDS encoding FdtA/QdtA family cupin domain-containing protein, whose translation MKLPYLLSFPGIGADDMGYLSVVDQRGAPFEVKRVFWTYNTPETIVRGRHAHHRTEHILLAVTGRIVVLTEMPNQELQTFVLDRPDVGVYIPPCCWHTMQYSAGAVQLTLASTPYTEADYIRTYAEFRRVCSSQSS comes from the coding sequence ATGAAACTCCCGTATCTACTTTCTTTTCCCGGTATCGGCGCCGACGATATGGGCTACCTGTCAGTCGTTGATCAACGGGGCGCACCTTTCGAGGTGAAACGGGTGTTCTGGACCTATAATACCCCGGAAACCATTGTGCGCGGCCGGCACGCGCACCATCGCACGGAGCATATCCTGCTGGCCGTTACTGGTCGCATTGTGGTCCTGACGGAAATGCCCAACCAGGAGCTGCAAACCTTTGTGCTCGACCGGCCGGACGTGGGGGTGTACATTCCGCCCTGCTGCTGGCATACCATGCAGTACTCAGCCGGGGCTGTGCAGCTCACGTTGGCCTCCACGCCCTATACCGAGGCCGATTATATCCGCACCTACGCCGAGTTTCGTCGGGTATGCAGTTCGCAGAGCAGTTAG
- a CDS encoding glycosyltransferase family 2 protein, with amino-acid sequence MSTPQLSIIIPSKDRASILAVTLAKVYQAIQNINAEVLIINDSKTEEVIIPIEYQDKVRAINNPSSGVASARNLGARHAAAPLLVFMDDDMWVSAENIEATLALHRQYRDEARCFNLNWVYPPDLQAYVQSTQFGRYLHHYGFDSLEGWCRGLPWDNHKLFATPGITSQYLAIRKVDFERSGGYNEKFPHAGFEDHEFSQRLATQHIQPYILPTSVMYHNEADRMNLHAWLARKRRGGETRRVAVELGHQELVYNYGALKGGIYQLVATVQPLVLGVLSIIPNTKSLDKLYFGIMNLLLGTALYTGYQTLPRRK; translated from the coding sequence ATGTCTACCCCCCAGTTAAGCATCATCATACCTTCAAAGGACCGTGCATCCATTTTAGCAGTTACGCTAGCGAAGGTGTACCAAGCCATACAAAATATCAACGCAGAAGTGTTGATCATCAACGACTCTAAAACGGAAGAGGTTATAATTCCTATTGAATATCAAGACAAAGTAAGGGCCATCAATAATCCATCCAGTGGGGTAGCATCTGCTCGCAACCTGGGTGCCAGACATGCTGCTGCACCATTGCTGGTATTCATGGACGATGATATGTGGGTGAGTGCCGAAAACATTGAAGCGACGCTTGCCTTGCATCGACAGTACAGAGATGAAGCCCGGTGCTTTAATCTCAATTGGGTTTATCCGCCAGATTTGCAGGCATATGTACAAAGCACCCAGTTTGGTCGCTATCTGCATCATTATGGCTTCGACTCTCTTGAAGGTTGGTGCAGAGGTCTACCCTGGGATAATCATAAACTGTTTGCTACCCCTGGTATTACCAGTCAATACCTGGCGATCCGAAAAGTAGACTTTGAGCGCTCAGGGGGCTATAACGAGAAATTTCCTCACGCAGGATTTGAAGACCACGAGTTCAGCCAGCGTTTAGCAACTCAGCATATCCAGCCCTACATTCTTCCCACCAGTGTGATGTATCACAATGAGGCTGACCGCATGAACTTACATGCTTGGTTGGCTCGCAAACGGCGTGGAGGAGAAACCCGACGCGTCGCAGTCGAGCTAGGGCATCAGGAGTTGGTATACAACTACGGAGCTTTAAAAGGCGGAATCTACCAGCTAGTAGCCACTGTGCAGCCACTAGTACTTGGGGTACTCTCAATTATCCCTAATACAAAATCTTTAGACAAGCTGTATTTCGGCATTATGAACTTGCTGCTAGGGACGGCTTTGTATACTGGCTATCAAACCCTGCCGCGACGCAAGTAG
- a CDS encoding glycosyltransferase has product MITYNHEPFIAEAIESVLMQKGDFDLELVIGEDCSTDGTLSIINEYQRRFPNVVRVITSSHNVGAQMNFVRAYNACEGEYVAMLEGDDYWIDELKLQKQVAFLNNNRDYSICFHNMNVVHEEDNRTITSNPVNQKTDLDINDLAERNYITTASCVFRNKIVTTFPKWFYKAIAGDYCLHMLNAREGKIKYFSDIMGVYRVHSGGMWQTKPTGYKMSKWFETLQLLSQEFEGSILSKLRIAQFKALNDVLQAKDMDIEQKQLFIAANLIAITDAIKVTNVEYEIDHIKAMSMEFRIGSKVMAPVRKLLRR; this is encoded by the coding sequence ATGATCACCTATAATCACGAACCTTTCATTGCTGAAGCTATTGAAAGTGTGTTGATGCAGAAAGGTGATTTTGATTTGGAGTTAGTAATTGGAGAGGACTGTTCGACTGATGGTACACTCTCAATTATAAATGAGTATCAAAGACGCTTTCCAAATGTAGTACGTGTCATAACATCCTCGCATAATGTAGGAGCTCAAATGAATTTTGTTAGAGCATACAATGCCTGCGAAGGTGAGTATGTTGCTATGTTAGAGGGTGATGATTATTGGATAGATGAATTGAAATTACAAAAACAGGTTGCTTTTTTAAATAATAACCGTGATTATTCTATTTGTTTTCATAATATGAATGTTGTTCATGAAGAAGATAATAGAACAATAACTTCTAATCCGGTAAATCAAAAGACAGATCTAGATATAAATGATTTGGCTGAACGCAATTATATTACAACAGCATCTTGTGTATTTAGAAATAAAATAGTCACTACTTTTCCGAAGTGGTTTTATAAAGCAATAGCAGGCGACTATTGCTTGCATATGCTTAATGCAAGAGAAGGTAAGATTAAATATTTTTCTGATATAATGGGAGTATATAGAGTGCATTCAGGTGGCATGTGGCAGACTAAGCCTACTGGTTATAAAATGTCAAAATGGTTTGAAACGCTACAGCTGTTGTCTCAAGAGTTTGAAGGAAGTATTTTGTCTAAATTGCGCATTGCTCAATTCAAGGCACTAAATGATGTGCTTCAGGCGAAAGATATGGATATAGAACAAAAGCAATTATTCATAGCTGCTAATTTAATTGCTATTACAGATGCTATTAAAGTAACTAATGTTGAATATGAAATAGATCATATCAAAGCAATGTCTATGGAATTTAGAATAGGGTCGAAAGTTATGGCACCAGTAAGAAAGTTGCTAAGACGTTAG
- a CDS encoding DegT/DnrJ/EryC1/StrS aminotransferase family protein: MNIPFLSFDEQHNPLREEILSVITRVYDSKWYVLGQQVEAFEAAYSSFSGTAHCVGVANGLDALVLSLRALGIGPGDEVLVPSNTYIATWLAVSHVGATCVPVEPDPFTYNIDSTRIEEAITPRTRAIIPVHLYGQACEMPAIMAVAQRHGLFVIEDNAQAQGATAHGRLAGSFGQANATSFYPGKNLGALGDAGAVTTNDEALAHKLQRLRNYGSMQKYYNEIIGYNSRLDELQAAVLLVKLRYLQQWTQQRQQIAAWYQQQLAGISGLQLPQTAVGSTHVYHLYVIRTAQRDALQQYLAAAGIATLIHYPIPPHLQLAYRSLGYQAGALPIAEELAATCLSLPLWPGMTEEHVGVVAAAIAKFFT, translated from the coding sequence ATGAATATTCCGTTTCTATCTTTTGATGAGCAGCATAACCCTCTGCGCGAAGAGATACTATCTGTCATAACCCGGGTGTATGACTCAAAATGGTATGTGCTAGGGCAACAGGTAGAGGCGTTTGAAGCAGCATATAGCTCTTTTTCTGGCACAGCCCACTGCGTAGGGGTAGCCAATGGGTTGGATGCGCTGGTGCTTTCGCTTCGCGCTCTAGGAATTGGCCCAGGAGATGAGGTATTGGTTCCATCCAATACCTATATCGCCACATGGCTGGCCGTATCGCATGTGGGTGCTACATGCGTCCCGGTAGAACCCGATCCATTCACTTACAACATAGATTCTACCCGCATCGAGGAAGCCATTACTCCTCGCACCCGCGCCATTATACCAGTTCACTTGTACGGGCAGGCGTGCGAAATGCCGGCAATTATGGCCGTTGCGCAACGTCACGGACTGTTTGTGATAGAAGACAACGCCCAAGCACAGGGAGCCACGGCTCACGGGCGCCTAGCGGGCAGCTTCGGCCAAGCTAACGCTACCAGCTTTTACCCGGGTAAAAACCTGGGGGCGCTGGGTGACGCGGGCGCAGTAACCACCAACGACGAGGCGCTGGCTCATAAATTGCAACGACTTCGGAATTATGGCTCCATGCAGAAGTACTACAATGAAATCATTGGCTATAATTCTCGCCTCGATGAGCTGCAGGCCGCTGTTTTACTAGTGAAGTTGCGCTACCTGCAGCAATGGACCCAGCAGCGCCAGCAAATTGCAGCATGGTACCAGCAACAATTAGCTGGCATCAGTGGCCTGCAGTTGCCGCAAACCGCTGTGGGCAGCACTCATGTGTATCACCTCTACGTCATTCGCACGGCGCAGCGCGATGCCCTGCAGCAGTACCTGGCTGCGGCGGGCATTGCTACCCTGATTCATTACCCGATTCCGCCACACTTACAACTTGCTTACCGGAGTTTGGGCTACCAGGCGGGGGCGCTACCTATTGCTGAAGAACTGGCCGCTACCTGCCTAAGCCTGCCGCTCTGGCCTGGCATGACTGAGGAGCACGTAGGCGTGGTTGCTGCGGCCATAGCAAAGTTCTTCACCTGA
- a CDS encoding WbqC family protein, with protein sequence MTLAIMQPYLFPYIGYYQLLGAVDRFVIYDDVTYIKQGWINRNNTLSNGQALLFTLPLVDASSNRLIRDIQVHDRLFEPWKGKFLRTLAQSYSKAPHVGKVVGMAEQVLEKAAGHSISAVALDSLVVVQQYLGLTTEVVPTSSHYGNTELSGQQRVLDICRQEGATAYINPIGGQQLYNKEVFRVQGLELSFIQARKVPYRQFKNEFVPWLSILDVLMFNSVEEAQQLLKEYTLI encoded by the coding sequence ATGACCCTTGCCATTATGCAGCCCTACCTGTTCCCGTACATCGGGTACTACCAGTTACTGGGCGCGGTAGACCGGTTTGTGATTTACGACGACGTTACCTACATCAAGCAGGGCTGGATCAACCGAAACAATACCCTCTCAAACGGCCAAGCGCTGCTGTTTACCTTGCCGCTGGTAGATGCCAGCTCCAACCGGCTTATCCGCGACATCCAAGTCCATGACCGGCTGTTTGAACCCTGGAAGGGTAAGTTTCTGCGTACCCTTGCCCAGAGCTATAGTAAAGCGCCCCATGTTGGGAAGGTAGTAGGCATGGCGGAGCAGGTACTGGAGAAAGCGGCCGGGCACAGTATTAGTGCAGTTGCTCTGGATAGCTTGGTGGTGGTGCAGCAGTACCTGGGTCTGACAACTGAGGTAGTGCCCACTTCCAGTCACTACGGCAATACCGAGCTATCCGGCCAGCAGCGCGTACTGGACATCTGCCGGCAGGAGGGAGCCACGGCCTACATCAACCCCATTGGAGGACAGCAGCTGTACAATAAAGAGGTATTCCGGGTGCAGGGTCTGGAACTGTCCTTTATTCAGGCTCGCAAGGTTCCGTACCGGCAGTTCAAAAATGAGTTTGTGCCTTGGCTGTCTATACTTGATGTGTTGATGTTCAATTCCGTAGAGGAAGCGCAGCAACTTCTAAAAGAGTACACTCTAATATAA
- a CDS encoding glycosyltransferase family 8 protein — protein MKIHIALAFDENYISQFYAVAASVFSNNANNRIEFHAIVSGLDSVCKSNIQNYVEQNNSSICFYSVPRNFGQNFRLDGNWTAATYYRLLFPSLLPKEIERYIYIDSDTIVVGDLSKLALVDVSGHVLAAVRDRLIPVRADLEIYDPYSYFNAGVLYINRVLWEEYKITSRAIDFLVSSPEKVLYADQDALNYILKGNWIRLDIKFNLMYADIPENLPKSEFKQFLEDKIIIHFTQHRPWNLLCENRFRYLYHEYLRKTPGILESSKNKYNKDFKLPILKKLAYIRMREMYFDYPLLGVLWRKIKSL, from the coding sequence ATGAAAATTCATATAGCATTGGCATTCGATGAAAATTATATATCTCAATTCTATGCTGTAGCTGCTTCTGTATTTTCCAATAATGCAAATAACCGCATTGAATTTCATGCTATCGTGTCTGGCCTAGACTCTGTTTGTAAAAGCAATATTCAGAATTATGTCGAGCAAAATAATAGCTCTATCTGTTTTTATAGTGTTCCACGCAATTTTGGTCAGAATTTCAGGTTAGATGGTAATTGGACTGCAGCAACTTATTATCGATTGCTATTTCCTTCTTTGCTTCCTAAAGAAATTGAGCGATATATTTATATAGATAGTGATACCATAGTTGTTGGAGATCTTTCTAAACTAGCATTAGTTGATGTTTCTGGTCATGTGTTGGCGGCAGTTCGTGATAGGTTGATTCCTGTAAGGGCTGATCTGGAAATTTACGACCCTTATTCCTATTTCAACGCTGGTGTACTGTATATAAACCGAGTCCTCTGGGAAGAATACAAAATAACATCTAGGGCTATTGACTTTCTTGTTAGTTCGCCTGAAAAGGTTCTTTATGCAGATCAGGATGCTCTTAATTATATATTGAAGGGCAATTGGATAAGATTGGATATTAAATTTAACTTGATGTACGCTGATATTCCTGAAAATTTGCCTAAAAGTGAGTTTAAGCAATTTCTGGAAGATAAAATAATAATTCATTTTACCCAGCACCGTCCATGGAATTTGTTGTGTGAAAATCGATTTAGATACTTGTATCATGAGTACTTGAGAAAAACTCCAGGTATTTTGGAGTCATCGAAAAATAAATATAATAAAGATTTTAAACTTCCTATCCTTAAGAAGTTGGCGTATATTAGAATGCGTGAAATGTATTTTGATTATCCTCTATTAGGTGTATTATGGCGAAAGATAAAATCATTGTAA
- a CDS encoding glycosyltransferase family 2 protein, translating to MPKLSIIIPCYFNEANIPVTMQALIANEARFPAGVTFEYVLVDDASGDGTLAALHTFQQQYPERVRVVELVANVGSYNAIVAGMAHATGDCNVIITADLQDPPELMAAMYAYWQQGFPLVIGNRQDRQEGAISTLLAKLFHSLMRRFALRNIPPGGFDYVLFDQQVREQVVRLQERNSNVFYLMTWLGYPYVNIPYSRRRREIGTSRWTLSKKVKLFLDSFLSFSFFPIRAISVTGICLGAVALLYGLYLVALRLSGTAQPAGWTMLMVVLLFVSAFQMMALGIIGEYVWRGLDAARNRPLYVVKAVREL from the coding sequence ATGCCAAAACTGTCCATCATCATTCCCTGCTATTTCAACGAGGCCAATATCCCCGTTACCATGCAGGCGTTGATTGCCAACGAGGCCCGTTTCCCGGCTGGGGTCACCTTTGAGTACGTGCTGGTAGATGACGCCTCCGGTGATGGAACACTAGCTGCCCTCCACACCTTCCAGCAGCAGTACCCCGAGCGGGTGAGGGTAGTGGAGCTGGTCGCCAATGTAGGCTCCTACAATGCCATTGTAGCGGGCATGGCCCATGCCACCGGCGACTGTAACGTTATCATCACCGCCGACCTACAGGACCCGCCCGAGCTGATGGCCGCCATGTACGCTTACTGGCAGCAGGGTTTCCCGCTGGTTATCGGTAACCGCCAGGACCGGCAGGAAGGTGCCATAAGTACCCTTTTAGCCAAACTGTTTCATAGCCTGATGCGGCGCTTTGCCCTCCGCAATATCCCGCCGGGGGGCTTTGATTACGTCCTGTTCGATCAGCAGGTGCGGGAGCAGGTAGTGCGCCTGCAGGAGCGCAACAGCAACGTGTTTTACCTAATGACGTGGCTGGGCTACCCCTACGTAAACATCCCATACTCCCGCCGCCGCCGCGAAATCGGCACTTCCCGCTGGACGTTGTCGAAGAAGGTGAAGCTGTTTCTGGACTCTTTTCTGTCTTTTTCCTTCTTTCCCATACGTGCTATTTCAGTCACCGGCATCTGCCTGGGCGCGGTGGCGTTGCTCTACGGGCTGTATCTGGTGGCATTGCGGCTGAGCGGTACGGCCCAGCCTGCCGGCTGGACCATGCTTATGGTAGTGCTCCTCTTTGTTTCGGCTTTCCAGATGATGGCCCTCGGCATTATTGGCGAGTACGTCTGGCGTGGCCTCGACGCCGCCCGCAACCGTCCCTTATATGTGGTAAAAGCCGTGCGTGAGCTGTAG